GTAAGTTAAAAGAAAAAAATATAGGTATATTAATTACTGATCATAATGTTCATGAAACGCTTTCGATTACCGACAGGGCATATTTATTATTCGAAGGAAGTATGTTAAAAGCAGGTACTGCTAAAGAATTGTCTGAAGATGAACAGGTAAGACGTGTTTATTTAGGGCAAAAGTTTGAATTAAGATAAATTAATGTTGAGAATTGTATTTATATTTTCCTGCCTTTTATTTTCTATTATTTCATATAGCCAGCAAACAAAAGTCAGAGGAAGAATAACCGATGCTGAAACAAAGGAAGAAATTCCATTTGTAAATGTTTCATTTAAAGGTACAACAACAGGGACGATAACTGATTTTAAAGGTGAATATTTTTTACAAACACGTATTCCTGTTGATACCCTTATTGTATCATATATTGGTTATAAAACCCAGTCGTTTCAATTAAAAAAAAACTATTTTCAAGTTATTGATATTGAACTTGTTTCAGAAAATATTAATCTTGAAGAAGTTATAATTAAACCGGGGGAAAATCCAGCCCATAGGATTATCAGAAATATTATAAGTAATAAAGCAAATAATAATCCTGAAAAATTCCGCACAATACAATATGAAGCATATAGTAAAATAGAACTTGATATAAATAATATTGATGATGATTTTAAAAAGAATAAAGCTTTTAAACATTTTCAGTTTGTTTTTGATTATGTTGATACCTCTGTAGTAACCGGCAAACCATTTCTTCCGATATTTATAACTGAAACCTTATCAGATGTATATTTACAAAAAGAACCAAATAGAAAGCGTGAAATAATAAAAGCTACAAAAATGTCGGGAATTGAAAATGAAAGTGTAATGCAATATACCGGTCAAATGTATCAATATGTAGATGTTTATGAAAATTTTATACAGATATTTGGAAAAGGATTTGTATCACCTATTGCTAATTCATGTTTGTTTTATTATAAATATTATCTTATTGACAGTGCATTTATCGATAATTTATGGTGCTATCAAATATCTTTTAAGCCAAAAAGAAAACAAGAACCTACATTTACCGGTGATTTTTGGGTTAATGATACAACATTTGCAATAAAAAAGATAAATGTTAGAATGGCGGAAGATGCAAATATCAATTTTGTTAAAGATTTAGTAGCAAGTTATGAATATCAAAAAGTTGATAATGATTCATGGTATTTGAAAAAGGATGAATTATTAATTGATTTTAATATAGCAAAAAAAACATTCGGATTTTTTGGTAAGAAAACCACAAGTTACAAAAACATTATAATAGATAAACCGGCAAACAAAGAGTTTTTTTCTAAAAATACTTTTGATGAAACAACAATCTTAAAAGATGCTTTATGTAAAAATAATGATTTTTGGCAGAGTAAAAGACATGAAAAATTAAGCGAAAAGGAAGAATCAATATATGTTATGGTTGATTCGATTAAAGAAGTTCCTATATTCCGTACTTTCGTTGATTTTTTTGTGATGTTTACTACCGGTTATTATGTTCATAAGAATTTTGAATTCGGACCATATTATACCTTTTTTAGTTTTAATCCAATAGAGGGGAATCGCATAAAAATAGGTGGAAGAACAAGTAATGATTTTAGTACAAAAATTATGTATTTTGGACATTTAGCATACGGAATCGAAGATGAAAAATTTAAATATGGATTGGGTACAATGTATATGTTCTCAAAAAACCCAAGAATTTCGGCAGGAATATCATACAATTATGATATGGAACAACTTGGACAAAGCCAGAATGCTTTTTTACAAGACAATATATTAGCTTCGGTCTTGAGGAGAGAATATAATTACAAATTAACTATTGTCAGAGAATACAATGGGTTTTATGAAAAGGAATGGTATCAGGGATTTTCAAATAAGTTAACAATATCTCACCGGACAATTTATTCGACCGATTACATACCTTTTATTGAGATACAAAATCAAAAAGAATATGATTATTTAACTTCATTTGAAATAATATTAAATACACGTTTTGCATATAATGAAAAATTTCTTTTAGGTGAATTTGAAAGAATTAGTCTTGGAACAAGATTTCCTATTCTTAATTTGAATTTTACTTTTTGTCCTGAAAATATTTTAGAAAGTGATTATCAATACTATAAATTAAATTTTAATATTGAACATAAATTTAATATAAATCCTTTTGGTAATTTAATGTATATTATTGATGCAGGAAAATACTGGGGAAAAGCTCCTTATCCTTTTTTGCAGTTACACGAAGGAAACGAAACATATGCATATGATGATTATGCATTTAATATGATGAATTATTATGAATTTGTAAGTGATGAATATGCAAGCATTTATTTAGAACATCATTTTGAGGGTTTGTTTTTAAATCATTTTCCACTTTTTAGAAAATTGAAATGGAGAGAAGTTGTTGCAGGAAAAACTCTTGTCGGAAAAATCAGTAAAAATAACAGGGATATTTTAATGTTTCCGGGAACACTAACTGGTTTATCAGTCCCATATTACGAAACAAGTGTTGGAATTGAAAATATATTGAATATATTCAGGGTTGATGCCATGTGGAGATTGTCGTATTTAAACAAACCTGATGTGCCAGATTTTGGGATAAGAGTTAAAATGGAAGTAGATTTTTAATTTTTTAGTTACCATCCTGATGAATTTTCTTCTTCAGCTTCTTTCTCAAATTTGTTTTCAAGATCATCAAGGTATTTTTGTAATTTTTCAGATGGGTCTTTAAAATAATAAATTAACCTGTAAATTGGTTTATTAATATTTCTTTCTTCGATATAAGTAATTTTTGTACCGCCTTCAACACTTGAAACGTTAATAATAAACATTGTACCTTCATAAATATCACTATTAACAACTTCCCGGACAATAAGCCTGTTATAAACTTCAGCAGTAGTTACAAGAAATAAAGAATCACCATTAACATATTTTTCTTTCCAAAAAGGAAGACCATCTTTATCTTCAAGGTTTTCGGTAGTATCAAGGTCGGTTCTCCATGAAGTCTCTTCAAAATGATTAATAATTGCCGCCCAAACAAAAAACGAAGGTTTATTAATTATCTTTTCCTTTCTAATAGTGGTATCTTTTGGTAAAAAATATCCTGCTAAATATCCTGCTAATAAAAGAATGATAATTATAATTATAATTTTTAAAAATAATTTAACATGCTTATATTTTTGTAGTTGGCTCATATCTATGTGTTTACAAGATTAAAGATTCAAGGGTTAAATTGTTATATTGTTCTATTGTTATATTGCTCTATTTTCATGTATTTTAACAATGAAACAATTGAGCAATTGAGCAATTGAGCAATTTTTTTATTGCTAAGATATAATCATTTCCTTGTTCCTGTCTATCGATAGGTAGATGTTTAAAATTTACTTTTTATTGATGTTTTATTATATGTATTTTTTATTATATTTTAAAATTACAAAAAATAATGATATTTGTTGAAATATAAAAGTTTTTATTTCCCTTTCCCTTCAAATACTGTTTTAATTGTATATATCATTATTTTTATATCCACATATAAAGACATATTTTCAATGTAAATAATATCGTATTTTAACCGTTCAATCATTTCGTCAATATTTTCAGCATATCCAAATCTTACTTGTCCCCATGATGTTATTCCCGGTCTTACTTTTAATAAATGTGAATAATGTGGAGCTTTTTGAGTTATTTTATCAATATAAAATTGCCGTTCGGGTCTGGGTCCAACAACTGACATGTCACCGATAATTACATTAATAAACTGTGGTAATTCATCTAAACGTGTTTTTCTTATAAAACGTCCAAAAGGTGTAATTCTATTATCATTTTTGCTTGACAGAGCAGGTCCGTTTTTTTCAGCATCAACACACATTGACCTGAATTTGTAAATAGTAAAAGGTTTTCCATAACGACCTACTCGTTCATGGCTGTATATTATAGGCCCTTTAGATGTAAATTTTATTCCGGCAATAATAAAAAAGCTGGTGGGAATAGAAAAAACAATTGCTAA
This Bacteroidales bacterium DNA region includes the following protein-coding sequences:
- a CDS encoding carboxypeptidase-like regulatory domain-containing protein, which gives rise to MLRIVFIFSCLLFSIISYSQQTKVRGRITDAETKEEIPFVNVSFKGTTTGTITDFKGEYFLQTRIPVDTLIVSYIGYKTQSFQLKKNYFQVIDIELVSENINLEEVIIKPGENPAHRIIRNIISNKANNNPEKFRTIQYEAYSKIELDINNIDDDFKKNKAFKHFQFVFDYVDTSVVTGKPFLPIFITETLSDVYLQKEPNRKREIIKATKMSGIENESVMQYTGQMYQYVDVYENFIQIFGKGFVSPIANSCLFYYKYYLIDSAFIDNLWCYQISFKPKRKQEPTFTGDFWVNDTTFAIKKINVRMAEDANINFVKDLVASYEYQKVDNDSWYLKKDELLIDFNIAKKTFGFFGKKTTSYKNIIIDKPANKEFFSKNTFDETTILKDALCKNNDFWQSKRHEKLSEKEESIYVMVDSIKEVPIFRTFVDFFVMFTTGYYVHKNFEFGPYYTFFSFNPIEGNRIKIGGRTSNDFSTKIMYFGHLAYGIEDEKFKYGLGTMYMFSKNPRISAGISYNYDMEQLGQSQNAFLQDNILASVLRREYNYKLTIVREYNGFYEKEWYQGFSNKLTISHRTIYSTDYIPFIEIQNQKEYDYLTSFEIILNTRFAYNEKFLLGEFERISLGTRFPILNLNFTFCPENILESDYQYYKLNFNIEHKFNINPFGNLMYIIDAGKYWGKAPYPFLQLHEGNETYAYDDYAFNMMNYYEFVSDEYASIYLEHHFEGLFLNHFPLFRKLKWREVVAGKTLVGKISKNNRDILMFPGTLTGLSVPYYETSVGIENILNIFRVDAMWRLSYLNKPDVPDFGIRVKMEVDF